A genomic stretch from Chryseobacterium sp. SNU WT5 includes:
- a CDS encoding formimidoylglutamase, translated as MNLEDILIAPKEIKSEAWQLGSTISTEIREGGIVLVFCSDYRGVRNGKAEIQDYKRVREQLYHLSKLDFEIPIADLGDLISGKGHEDTHFILQEIISLCLSKNAIPIIVGGGNDLAFALFSAINFHHQNINYTQISNLINLDNSGDTITEKNFLSKILSSKNFTIKNYHHLGYQKHLNEVDSVRLMRQVDFEVIRLAEMMNNTEKTEPFFRFADLITVNCDAIESRTGAFSVNPQVNGLNNREICAYMKEIGLSRNLKSAGIFNYNAESENFMNHQLLAQMIWHLVEGINIQRTHPAERSYETFWVMTEDTKYAFQRDVFSDLWFFGDDEKEENWIPCSFSDYEAAKRGLVNPRFLK; from the coding sequence ATGAACTTAGAAGATATCTTGATTGCACCAAAAGAAATAAAAAGTGAAGCGTGGCAACTTGGCAGTACAATCTCAACTGAAATTAGAGAAGGGGGAATCGTGCTTGTGTTCTGTTCAGATTATCGTGGAGTGAGAAATGGAAAAGCAGAGATTCAGGATTACAAGAGGGTAAGAGAACAATTATATCATCTTTCAAAACTCGATTTTGAGATCCCGATTGCTGATTTAGGAGATTTAATCTCTGGAAAAGGGCATGAAGATACACACTTCATTTTACAGGAAATTATTTCGCTTTGCCTTTCTAAGAATGCAATTCCAATAATTGTTGGGGGTGGAAATGATTTAGCTTTTGCTTTATTCTCTGCGATTAATTTTCATCACCAGAACATTAATTATACTCAGATTTCTAATCTCATTAACTTAGATAACAGCGGCGATACCATTACTGAAAAAAATTTCCTGTCAAAAATATTAAGTTCTAAAAACTTTACTATTAAGAATTACCACCATTTAGGATATCAAAAGCATTTAAATGAAGTAGATTCAGTAAGGTTGATGCGTCAGGTAGATTTTGAGGTGATTCGATTAGCAGAGATGATGAATAATACAGAAAAGACTGAGCCCTTCTTTCGGTTTGCAGATTTGATAACAGTGAACTGTGATGCGATTGAAAGCAGAACTGGCGCCTTCTCGGTAAATCCGCAAGTCAATGGATTAAATAATAGGGAAATCTGTGCTTATATGAAAGAGATTGGATTAAGCAGGAATCTGAAATCCGCAGGAATTTTTAATTATAATGCTGAATCAGAAAATTTTATGAATCATCAGCTTTTAGCGCAAATGATTTGGCATTTGGTTGAAGGCATTAATATTCAGCGAACACATCCAGCTGAGCGCTCATATGAAACATTTTGGGTGATGACAGAAGATACGAAGTATGCTTTTCAGCGGGATGTATTTAGTGATTTATGGTTTTTTGGTGATGATGAAAAGGAAGAAAACTGGATTCCATGTTCTTTTTCAGATTATGAGGCAGCTAAAAGAGGACTTGTTAATCCTCGGTTTCTTAAATAA
- a CDS encoding T9SS type A sorting domain-containing protein, whose translation MEKYLLLISCFFTQMLFAQTSIPAKAPNSYIYDIDFARLHGLGGIEIPVKKAYEMWSNYEYLKINGTASPIPEGIQSATMYWEDVPGLVQNVAIVESGDPAASNIKVSINNSKGKGNAVITFKVDGVIYWSWHIWVTDNPTEGVTYGQGFETDINNNPVSIQYMDRNLGALSNSFLGDQWQKSGGLMYQWGRKDPFPPLVYKDANFYEISGELGILKHKQIDAVHTIPVQIRPFNEIEKNMKLAVNNPLLYIINTENTGNWFSNQRFKIPGADPDYKTWDLWSDNAKGGNSNANSSNATLKKESRSYELKSELDPCPNGWRIPSYYGRVTQNNNLAFFGKRDWNNDDNNVNQRQLFPNTVNQSLNGIKVYPGIGMDFTSAQGGSRNLGILPVSGGYVYYPNSVAPNAPIGVTFQDNASNGGLWSATFSYDGARLFSMISDPFRTNTAVGLHAIYNNQTNPTKAGNAVRCMKDPNMAAIGNFATAYFANEKEDYRVGLEDPNSYILVNERNLAIPVSKAFSVYNQYLSDHEMLPSDRLVAKVLWTTNPNLIGKISISKDLQDPRNSIINIAAIQGQKGNAVISLHNGVADSPIYWTWHIWVAEDSPTAQPIVYTTESTIPTQFNFVNATASKLPSLTTVFMDRNLGAISKDISTGLANGMHYQWGRKDPMPSFPNGESIYRSAPSTKLPPQQISRSALISETKAKVRGANGVQYLEITSEDYQNEYTESYENYGSTNPIPQQKIEENLAYSVENPMIFFYQPNIGNLYNGGNHYANNLSEIRDWITDGRAQADNRWGHADQKSPFDPCPKGWRVPDVSFTNLYTGSKGNSPWYNGYKNDVYGKSGVIQDQWHNIADSYLGIVDGENGWKFENALYPIGEFPNDGMRGELGESEMTFDRSGLWLASMADLNTGFALSMQFEGNRMQTGTGAYPQAGMSVRCAKDEKRMLGSPDDTSDNNEQSNAKNRDIIVNPVNKELKILPNPFKEQFFIKNADTKTVELFDLSGKLVLQTAVQDGLVSAHGLVSGIYIVKVTMKDQTVITKKIIKH comes from the coding sequence ATGGAAAAATATTTACTTTTAATAAGCTGCTTTTTTACGCAGATGCTTTTTGCTCAGACTTCCATCCCAGCGAAAGCTCCCAATAGTTATATTTACGATATTGATTTTGCACGTCTTCACGGATTGGGCGGGATAGAGATTCCTGTGAAGAAAGCTTATGAAATGTGGTCAAATTACGAATATTTAAAAATCAATGGAACCGCTAGCCCAATTCCGGAGGGTATTCAATCAGCGACCATGTATTGGGAGGATGTTCCTGGATTAGTTCAGAATGTTGCTATAGTTGAGTCCGGTGATCCTGCTGCTTCTAACATTAAAGTTTCTATTAATAATTCAAAAGGTAAAGGTAATGCTGTTATTACTTTTAAAGTAGATGGAGTTATTTATTGGAGTTGGCATATTTGGGTAACAGACAACCCAACTGAGGGAGTTACCTACGGTCAAGGATTTGAAACGGATATTAATAACAACCCTGTTTCTATTCAATATATGGATCGTAATTTGGGTGCCCTAAGCAATAGTTTCTTAGGGGATCAATGGCAAAAAAGTGGTGGATTAATGTATCAGTGGGGACGTAAAGATCCATTTCCACCGTTGGTATATAAAGATGCAAATTTCTATGAGATATCAGGGGAGTTAGGTATTTTGAAGCATAAGCAAATAGATGCTGTTCATACAATTCCAGTACAGATTCGACCTTTTAATGAGATTGAAAAGAACATGAAATTAGCAGTAAATAATCCACTGCTATATATTATTAACACAGAAAATACCGGAAATTGGTTTTCAAATCAGCGTTTTAAAATACCTGGTGCCGATCCGGATTATAAAACTTGGGATCTATGGTCCGATAATGCAAAGGGAGGGAATAGTAACGCAAATAGTTCTAATGCCACGTTAAAAAAAGAAAGCCGCTCTTATGAATTGAAATCCGAATTGGATCCATGCCCAAACGGTTGGCGAATTCCCTCTTATTATGGGCGTGTCACCCAGAATAATAATTTGGCATTTTTTGGTAAAAGAGATTGGAATAATGATGATAACAATGTTAATCAACGACAGCTTTTTCCAAATACGGTTAATCAGAGTCTTAACGGCATAAAGGTTTATCCAGGAATAGGTATGGATTTTACCAGTGCCCAAGGAGGATCTAGAAATTTAGGAATTTTGCCGGTTTCTGGTGGATATGTTTATTATCCCAATAGCGTTGCGCCGAATGCACCAATAGGGGTTACCTTTCAGGATAATGCTTCAAACGGAGGTTTGTGGAGTGCAACTTTTAGCTATGATGGAGCAAGGTTGTTTTCTATGATTTCGGATCCTTTCAGAACAAATACTGCAGTAGGTTTGCATGCGATCTATAACAACCAGACCAATCCTACAAAAGCAGGAAATGCGGTTAGATGCATGAAGGATCCTAATATGGCGGCAATTGGTAATTTTGCCACTGCATATTTTGCTAATGAGAAGGAAGACTATAGAGTTGGGCTTGAAGATCCAAATTCCTATATTTTAGTTAATGAAAGAAATCTCGCAATTCCTGTTAGTAAAGCATTTTCAGTTTATAATCAATATCTTTCCGATCACGAAATGTTACCAAGTGATCGTTTGGTCGCAAAAGTTCTATGGACAACAAATCCCAATCTTATAGGAAAAATTTCTATCAGTAAGGATTTACAGGATCCAAGAAATTCGATAATTAATATTGCCGCAATTCAAGGACAGAAGGGAAATGCTGTAATTTCTTTACATAACGGTGTTGCAGATAGCCCTATTTACTGGACCTGGCATATTTGGGTTGCAGAAGATAGTCCAACTGCCCAACCGATAGTTTACACTACGGAATCTACTATTCCTACTCAATTTAATTTTGTAAATGCTACAGCAAGTAAGTTGCCGAGTTTAACTACTGTTTTTATGGATCGGAATCTGGGCGCGATAAGTAAAGATATCTCAACGGGACTAGCGAATGGAATGCATTATCAATGGGGAAGAAAGGATCCCATGCCCTCGTTTCCTAATGGTGAATCAATCTATAGGTCTGCTCCGAGTACGAAATTGCCACCACAGCAAATTTCACGTTCGGCTCTTATTTCAGAAACAAAAGCAAAAGTTAGAGGGGCAAATGGTGTGCAATATTTAGAAATCACCTCAGAAGATTATCAGAATGAGTATACCGAATCTTATGAAAATTATGGATCTACCAATCCAATACCGCAGCAGAAAATTGAAGAAAATCTAGCGTATTCTGTAGAGAATCCAATGATTTTCTTTTATCAACCCAACATAGGGAATCTTTATAACGGTGGAAATCATTATGCCAATAATTTATCAGAGATCCGCGATTGGATTACGGATGGTCGTGCTCAAGCTGATAATAGATGGGGGCATGCAGATCAAAAATCTCCGTTTGATCCCTGCCCAAAAGGTTGGCGCGTGCCTGATGTTTCATTTACTAATTTATATACTGGTTCAAAAGGCAATTCTCCATGGTACAATGGATATAAGAATGATGTTTATGGAAAATCAGGGGTTATCCAGGATCAGTGGCATAATATTGCTGATTCATATTTAGGAATTGTCGATGGTGAAAATGGATGGAAGTTTGAGAATGCATTATATCCTATCGGTGAATTTCCAAATGATGGAATGCGTGGTGAATTGGGTGAAAGTGAAATGACCTTCGATCGATCTGGGTTATGGCTAGCCTCAATGGCCGATTTAAATACAGGCTTTGCATTATCCATGCAATTTGAAGGTAACAGAATGCAAACTGGAACTGGAGCATATCCACAGGCTGGCATGTCGGTAAGGTGTGCTAAAGATGAAAAAAGAATGCTGGGGTCACCTGATGATACTAGCGATAATAATGAACAGTCTAATGCAAAAAACCGTGATATTATTGTAAATCCTGTAAATAAAGAATTGAAAATTCTGCCTAATCCTTTTAAAGAGCAGTTTTTTATTAAAAATGCAGATACAAAGACGGTTGAACTTTTTGATCTTTCAGGAAAATTAGTTTTACAAACTGCCGTTCAAGATGGACTGGTAAGTGCTCATGGACTGGTAAGTGGTATTTATATTGTAAAAGTAACGATGAAAGATCAAACTGTAATTACCAAGAAAATAATAAAGCACTAA
- the topA gene encoding type I DNA topoisomerase, which produces MSKNLVIVESPAKAKTIQKYLGSDFEVKSSFGHIRDLPKKGMGIDLTSFTPDYEVSADKKKLVAELKAAVKKADIVWLASDEDREGEAIAWHLAQELKLKEENTRRIVFHEITKNAILKAIDNPRNIDQNLVNAQQARRILDRIVGFEMSPVLWKKVKTGLSAGRVQSVAVRLVVERELEIRNFIPKSTFKLEGVFLNKTKQEITAKLKKDFAKEAEAEAFLKQCQGTGFSVLNVETKPGTRTASAPFTTSTLQQEASNRLGYGVTATMRVAQRLYEEGFITYMRTDSVNLSQEAINGAKAQILSEYGDEYSNPRNYTTKSNTAQEAHEAIRPTDFAMKTIGDVQLNKLYQLIYKRTLASQMTNAKIEKTVIEIGNEKLPQHFEAQGEVIIFDGFLKAYGIVKAEDEEEENNEKLLPKVAVGEDLDYKKIEATQKFSRPSARYTEAGLVKKLEELGIGRPSTYAPTIQTIQNREYVDKRELIPQEREIMKISLNKTDLKKEVLTEKFGGDKNKFVPTDIGEVVNDFLTQNFAEILDYGFTAKVEQDFDHIANGEEKWKEVLQGFYKDFHPRIEDVEENADRANGERILGVDPKSGKNVLTRIGRFGPMVQIGEQDDEEKPVFASLMASQNIATITLEEALELFKIPFDLEPFEDQTVTIGVGRFGPYVKWGETFISIPRGEDSLSITQERAEEIIKEKKIADAPIASFKGEPVTKGTGRFGPFIKYQSIFINVPKRYDFDNLSQSDINELIEAKLEKEANRYIQQWEEEKISIENARWGPIVKLGKNIFKIPKNKKEEKYTAEELADVSLEEVKKWITAQDKNAFKVKAKKTPAKKPATKKAAVKKVAVKKASPKKE; this is translated from the coding sequence ATGTCAAAAAACTTAGTGATTGTAGAATCACCAGCGAAAGCAAAAACGATTCAAAAATATTTAGGGAGCGATTTCGAGGTGAAATCGAGTTTCGGGCATATCCGAGATCTGCCTAAAAAAGGAATGGGAATCGATTTGACTTCCTTCACTCCGGATTATGAAGTTTCTGCAGATAAAAAGAAGTTAGTAGCCGAGTTAAAAGCAGCTGTGAAAAAAGCGGACATCGTTTGGTTAGCGTCCGATGAAGATCGAGAGGGTGAAGCGATTGCTTGGCATTTGGCGCAGGAATTAAAGTTAAAAGAAGAAAATACGAGAAGAATTGTTTTCCATGAAATTACCAAGAATGCAATTTTAAAAGCGATTGATAATCCGAGGAATATTGATCAGAATTTGGTGAATGCACAACAAGCCAGAAGGATTCTTGATAGAATTGTAGGTTTTGAAATGTCACCAGTGCTTTGGAAAAAAGTGAAAACCGGACTTTCTGCCGGAAGAGTTCAATCGGTTGCGGTTCGTTTGGTGGTTGAAAGAGAGTTGGAAATTAGAAATTTCATCCCAAAATCTACCTTTAAATTAGAAGGTGTTTTTCTCAATAAGACGAAACAGGAAATTACGGCAAAACTCAAAAAAGATTTTGCAAAAGAAGCGGAAGCAGAAGCGTTTTTAAAACAATGTCAAGGGACTGGCTTCTCGGTTTTAAATGTGGAAACAAAACCAGGAACCCGTACAGCCTCTGCGCCTTTTACAACTTCTACGCTACAGCAGGAAGCAAGTAACAGATTAGGTTATGGAGTGACTGCAACGATGAGAGTAGCACAAAGATTATATGAAGAGGGATTTATTACCTATATGAGAACAGATTCTGTAAATCTTTCTCAGGAAGCAATCAACGGTGCAAAAGCACAAATTCTTTCAGAATACGGAGATGAGTATTCTAATCCCAGAAATTATACCACCAAATCCAATACTGCGCAGGAGGCTCACGAGGCGATTCGTCCAACTGATTTCGCAATGAAAACGATTGGTGATGTACAATTGAATAAATTATATCAGTTAATTTATAAAAGAACTTTAGCTTCTCAAATGACGAACGCTAAAATCGAAAAAACCGTGATCGAAATTGGAAATGAAAAATTACCACAACATTTTGAAGCGCAAGGGGAGGTGATTATTTTTGATGGTTTCCTGAAAGCATACGGAATTGTAAAGGCAGAAGATGAAGAAGAGGAAAACAACGAAAAATTATTACCAAAAGTCGCCGTTGGTGAAGATCTGGATTATAAAAAGATAGAAGCAACCCAGAAGTTTTCTCGACCTTCGGCCAGATATACAGAGGCGGGATTGGTTAAGAAACTCGAAGAATTGGGAATCGGCAGACCTTCAACTTATGCGCCCACGATTCAGACGATTCAAAACCGTGAGTATGTAGATAAGCGCGAATTGATTCCACAGGAGCGGGAGATCATGAAGATATCTTTGAATAAGACAGACCTGAAGAAGGAGGTTCTGACTGAAAAATTTGGAGGTGATAAAAATAAATTTGTGCCCACGGATATTGGGGAGGTTGTGAACGATTTTTTAACTCAGAATTTTGCTGAAATTCTAGATTATGGATTTACGGCGAAAGTTGAGCAGGATTTCGATCACATTGCAAATGGTGAGGAAAAGTGGAAAGAAGTATTGCAGGGGTTTTATAAAGATTTTCATCCTAGAATTGAAGATGTAGAAGAAAATGCAGATCGTGCAAACGGGGAAAGGATTTTAGGTGTAGATCCTAAATCTGGAAAAAATGTACTCACCAGAATTGGACGGTTTGGACCTATGGTTCAAATTGGAGAACAGGATGACGAAGAGAAGCCTGTTTTCGCAAGTTTAATGGCATCCCAAAATATTGCAACCATTACTTTAGAAGAAGCTTTAGAATTATTCAAAATTCCATTTGACCTAGAGCCTTTCGAAGATCAAACGGTGACCATCGGTGTTGGTCGTTTTGGACCTTATGTGAAATGGGGAGAAACTTTTATCAGTATTCCAAGAGGTGAAGATTCGCTTTCTATTACTCAGGAAAGAGCGGAAGAAATCATTAAAGAAAAGAAAATTGCTGATGCGCCCATTGCCAGTTTCAAAGGTGAACCGGTGACCAAAGGAACCGGGAGATTCGGACCTTTTATCAAGTATCAGTCCATTTTCATCAATGTCCCAAAGCGGTATGATTTTGATAATCTTTCCCAAAGTGACATCAATGAGTTGATAGAAGCAAAACTGGAAAAAGAAGCGAACCGTTATATACAACAATGGGAAGAAGAAAAAATATCCATAGAGAATGCGAGATGGGGTCCAATTGTTAAACTTGGAAAAAACATTTTTAAAATTCCTAAAAATAAGAAAGAAGAAAAATATACTGCTGAAGAATTGGCAGATGTTTCTCTGGAGGAAGTGAAGAAATGGATTACCGCACAGGATAAAAATGCCTTTAAAGTAAAGGCGAAAAAAACACCTGCGAAAAAACCCGCAACCAAAAAGGCTGCAGTGAAGAAAGTTGCGGTAAAGAAAGCGAGTCCGAAAAAGGAGTAA
- a CDS encoding DUF2062 domain-containing protein has translation MKKLIQNTLQSQKVFYRYFRRKGLKKFLKENVMESDGSNEVKAKSIALGIFIGLSPFWGFHSLLAISLSVYFKMNKMLTFMASQITFPPFIPLIIFASMIVGAPFVTTQGNMDNQNFDLEFIKENLTQYIIGSLILSVTFSILIGFLSYLFLQKFKPQKKS, from the coding sequence TTGAAAAAATTGATTCAAAATACCTTACAAAGTCAGAAAGTTTTTTACCGATACTTTCGTAGGAAAGGTTTGAAAAAATTCCTGAAGGAAAACGTGATGGAAAGTGATGGAAGCAACGAAGTGAAAGCAAAATCAATTGCTCTTGGAATTTTTATCGGTCTCTCCCCTTTCTGGGGATTCCACTCGCTCTTAGCTATTTCTTTGTCTGTTTATTTTAAAATGAACAAAATGTTGACTTTCATGGCTTCCCAGATTACATTCCCTCCGTTTATCCCTCTAATCATATTCGCTTCCATGATCGTTGGTGCGCCCTTCGTAACCACACAAGGAAATATGGACAATCAGAATTTCGATTTGGAATTCATTAAAGAAAATCTGACTCAATATATAATAGGGAGCTTAATACTTTCAGTCACCTTCTCTATCTTAATTGGATTCCTTTCTTACCTCTTTTTACAAAAGTTTAAGCCGCAGAAAAAATCATGA
- the ileS gene encoding isoleucine--tRNA ligase produces the protein MKKFTEYKNLNLTAVAENITQFWDQNQTFKKSVEIRNGQPEYVFYEGPPSANGMPGIHHVMARALKDIFCRYQTQNGKQVFRKAGWDTHGLPIELGVEKELGITKEDIGKTISVEDYNQACRNAVMRYTDVWNDLTEKIGYWVDLEDPYITYEPKYMETVWWLLKQLYDKDLMYKGYTIQPYSPAAGTGLSSHELNQPGTYRDVSDTTVVAQFKLKRAPENASEAWKTLSAIAYPDSKNESCDIAENTCGGALHWEEFEAAKPKSNVYFLAWTTTPWTLPSNTALAVGRDIEYVLVKTFNQYTFEPILIVLANVLLQKNFGKKYSIGTDEDFANYTSESKTIPYQILKEFTGADLAGTEYEQLIPWFLPAENADKAFRVIIGDFVTTEDGTGIVHIAPTFGADDARVGKENGIPPMLIRDENDNLVPLVDLQGRFLKGGNTPELFAGKYIKNEYYNAGTAPEKSWDVELAILLKTENKAFKVEKYVHSYPHCWRTDKPVLYYPLDSWFVKMTAVKNRLIELNETINWKPKSTGEGRFGNWLVNVNDWNLSRSRYWGIPLPIWRTEDLKEEIIIGSVEELMTEIQKSMDAGFMSENPFAKFEVGNMSKENYANIDLHKNIVDKIILVSASGKPMNRESDLIDVWFDSGSMPYAQLHYPFENKEMIDSHKAFPADFIAEGVDQTRGWFYTLHAIATSVFDSVAYKNVMSNGLVLDKNGQKMSKRLGNAVDPFTTLEKYGPDATRWYMIANANPWENLKFDLEGIDEVRRKFFGTLYNTYSFFALYANVDGFTYAEKDVENRPEIDRWILSELNLLVKEVTAFYEDYEPTKVARAINNFVNDNLSNWYVRLCRRRFWKGDYSEDKISAYQTLYTCLETVAKIAAPIAPFFMDQLYQDLNKITGKNDAESIHLTDFPKAQESLIDQDLVEKTHLAQQITSMVFSLRKKENIKVRQPLQKVMIPVLDKKTEAQILAVSELVKQEVNVKELQLINADEAADLIIKQIKPNFKTLGARLGKDMKTVAGEITNFNAEQISTLEKEGKMEIQGYEISLDDVEIFTKDIPGWTVTSEGKLTVALDLTLTEELKAEGIAREFINRVQNLRKEKEFDLTDKISIRLEEKSPFENELMNNNAYISTEVLSDRIEIVNSLSNFDEIEIDDVKFKVEVQKR, from the coding sequence ATGAAGAAGTTTACCGAATATAAAAATCTTAACCTAACGGCCGTAGCCGAAAACATTACCCAATTTTGGGATCAGAATCAAACTTTCAAGAAATCCGTCGAAATTCGTAACGGGCAACCGGAATATGTTTTTTATGAAGGTCCGCCATCTGCGAATGGAATGCCTGGAATTCACCACGTGATGGCGAGAGCTTTGAAGGATATTTTTTGCCGGTACCAAACTCAAAATGGAAAACAAGTTTTTCGAAAAGCAGGTTGGGACACCCATGGTTTGCCGATTGAACTAGGCGTAGAAAAGGAATTAGGAATTACTAAAGAAGATATTGGAAAGACCATTTCTGTAGAAGATTACAACCAAGCTTGTCGTAATGCAGTAATGCGCTACACCGATGTTTGGAACGATCTGACCGAAAAAATTGGATATTGGGTAGATTTAGAAGATCCTTATATCACATACGAACCGAAATATATGGAAACCGTTTGGTGGCTTTTGAAGCAACTTTACGATAAAGATTTAATGTATAAGGGTTATACGATTCAACCATATTCTCCAGCTGCCGGAACCGGTTTATCTTCTCATGAATTAAATCAGCCAGGAACATATCGTGATGTTTCCGATACCACCGTAGTTGCGCAGTTTAAATTAAAACGAGCCCCTGAAAACGCGAGCGAGGCATGGAAAACATTATCAGCAATCGCTTATCCAGATTCCAAAAATGAAAGCTGCGATATTGCAGAAAACACTTGTGGAGGCGCATTGCATTGGGAAGAATTTGAAGCAGCGAAACCAAAATCAAATGTATATTTTCTTGCGTGGACGACAACACCTTGGACTTTACCTTCCAATACCGCTTTAGCAGTTGGAAGAGATATTGAATACGTTTTGGTGAAAACCTTTAACCAATATACTTTTGAGCCAATTCTTATCGTTTTAGCCAACGTACTTTTACAGAAGAATTTTGGCAAGAAATATTCTATTGGAACGGATGAGGATTTTGCCAATTACACTTCAGAAAGCAAAACGATTCCTTATCAAATATTGAAGGAATTCACTGGTGCTGATTTAGCTGGAACCGAATACGAACAATTGATTCCATGGTTTTTGCCTGCTGAAAATGCTGACAAAGCTTTCCGTGTAATTATCGGAGATTTCGTCACCACAGAAGATGGAACCGGGATCGTACATATCGCGCCGACTTTTGGAGCGGACGATGCTCGAGTTGGAAAAGAAAACGGCATTCCGCCAATGTTGATTAGAGATGAAAACGACAATCTTGTTCCGTTGGTTGACTTACAAGGACGTTTTCTAAAAGGAGGGAATACACCAGAATTATTCGCTGGAAAATATATTAAAAATGAATATTACAACGCTGGAACTGCGCCTGAAAAATCTTGGGATGTAGAATTAGCGATTCTTTTAAAAACAGAAAACAAAGCTTTCAAAGTAGAAAAATATGTTCACAGTTATCCGCATTGTTGGAGAACTGACAAACCTGTTTTATATTATCCTTTGGATTCTTGGTTTGTAAAAATGACAGCAGTTAAAAATCGCTTGATTGAACTCAATGAAACCATCAACTGGAAACCAAAATCAACGGGTGAAGGACGATTTGGAAACTGGCTTGTAAACGTAAATGACTGGAATCTTTCCCGCTCTAGATATTGGGGAATTCCTTTGCCAATCTGGAGAACGGAAGATTTAAAAGAAGAAATTATCATTGGATCTGTAGAAGAATTAATGACTGAAATCCAGAAATCAATGGATGCTGGATTCATGTCTGAAAATCCTTTTGCAAAATTCGAGGTTGGAAATATGTCGAAAGAAAATTATGCGAATATCGATTTGCATAAAAATATCGTCGATAAAATTATCCTTGTTTCAGCTTCAGGAAAACCAATGAATCGCGAGTCTGATTTGATTGATGTTTGGTTTGATTCGGGCTCAATGCCTTACGCACAATTGCATTATCCTTTTGAAAACAAGGAAATGATCGATTCTCACAAAGCGTTCCCAGCAGATTTTATCGCGGAAGGAGTTGACCAAACAAGAGGTTGGTTTTACACTTTGCACGCAATTGCAACGTCCGTTTTCGATTCTGTAGCGTACAAAAATGTAATGTCTAATGGTTTAGTTCTGGATAAAAACGGCCAGAAAATGTCAAAACGTTTAGGAAATGCTGTAGATCCATTTACAACCTTAGAAAAATACGGACCTGATGCGACGCGTTGGTATATGATCGCCAATGCAAATCCTTGGGAGAATTTAAAATTCGATCTTGAAGGAATTGATGAGGTTCGACGAAAATTCTTCGGAACATTATATAACACTTATTCATTCTTCGCTCTTTATGCGAATGTTGACGGATTTACCTACGCTGAAAAAGACGTAGAAAACCGTCCGGAAATAGATCGTTGGATTTTATCTGAATTAAATCTATTAGTAAAAGAAGTAACTGCTTTCTACGAAGATTACGAACCGACAAAAGTGGCGAGAGCCATTAATAATTTTGTTAATGACAATTTAAGTAACTGGTATGTAAGACTTTGCCGTAGAAGATTCTGGAAAGGTGATTATTCTGAAGATAAGATTTCAGCCTATCAAACTTTATATACTTGTTTGGAAACTGTGGCGAAAATTGCAGCACCAATTGCACCGTTTTTCATGGATCAGTTATACCAGGATTTAAATAAAATTACTGGTAAGAACGACGCAGAATCTATTCACTTGACTGATTTCCCGAAAGCTCAGGAAAGCTTGATCGATCAGGATTTGGTAGAGAAAACGCATTTAGCACAACAGATTACATCGATGGTATTCTCATTGAGAAAGAAAGAAAACATCAAAGTAAGACAGCCACTTCAAAAAGTGATGATTCCAGTTTTGGATAAGAAAACAGAAGCGCAGATATTAGCAGTTTCAGAATTGGTAAAACAAGAAGTAAATGTGAAAGAATTGCAATTGATCAATGCTGATGAAGCGGCAGATTTAATTATCAAACAGATCAAACCGAATTTCAAAACTTTGGGCGCACGACTTGGGAAAGACATGAAAACGGTAGCTGGAGAAATCACCAATTTCAATGCTGAACAAATTTCCACTCTTGAAAAAGAAGGAAAAATGGAAATTCAAGGTTATGAAATCTCTTTGGATGATGTGGAGATATTTACGAAAGACATTCCAGGTTGGACGGTTACCAGCGAAGGAAAACTTACTGTGGCATTGGATTTGACATTAACCGAAGAATTAAAAGCAGAAGGAATTGCGAGAGAATTCATTAATAGAGTTCAAAATTTACGAAAGGAAAAAGAATTCGATCTAACTGACAAAATTTCAATACGTTTGGAAGAAAAGAGTCCCTTTGAAAATGAACTTATGAACAATAATGCATATATTTCTACAGAAGTGTTGTCAGATAGAATAGAAATTGTAAATTCACTCTCAAATTTTGATGAAATCGAGATTGACGATGTCAAATTTAAAGTAGAAGTTCAAAAACGATAA